Below is a genomic region from Prunus persica cultivar Lovell chromosome G3, Prunus_persica_NCBIv2, whole genome shotgun sequence.
CTACAATTTATAAGCTGTTTCAAGGACCAGGATATAGTCTTTGTCAATGAGCATGTAAAACATGCATGCACTAAATGTCTTAAGATTTTGCTATTTTAAGTGGTTCCCTTCAGCACCAGGGCTAATTATTAAAATCTGCATGCGAAAAGCTTCCTTCATAAGTTTCTTATGGTAAAATTGCTGCTATAAGTATATTTCATAACCAGCCCACTTACCTCCACACCTGGAAATGGTTTTCCAACCGTGCCTGCCTTCCGCTCACCTCTTAAGGGGTTTGATATTGCCATGACAAACTAAAAACATCAAAAACCATATATATGATaagaaactttattttttggatacATGCACTCTCTTCATAAAGTCAGAATACTAgttcaaagtaatttaaactAAATATCACTTACCTCTGTCATGCCATATCGTTCCAAAAGACGATGTCCTGTGATGGATTCCCATTTATGCATTACAGGTTGAGGAAGTGCAGAGGAACCACACATCTGGGAGAAAGAAATAAGTTTCTTAGTCATGGGTATAGGATTCACCATAGACTTTAACATAGAGGAATGTAAAGGCCAATTTTCATGATAACATTGGGTGGTTCTCCGTAGGAGCTAATTAACTTAGCCGATGATGTATCCTGATGTTTTCTGAAAAGACCTGGGATAAAGTCCCACATTCATGGTGTCCTTTTTTGTTGCCTTACCTTTCATGTAAACCAGAAGAACGGAGAAAGTTCCACTACCACCGGGGATGCTGTGGTAATGGAAAGAGAGCCTACAAACTTGTGTAGATACAAATACTCTCACAATTATCATTCCCCATATTAGTaccttacaattaattttcagtCAGTATTTAAAGAGTAGATTTTTACACGTATTTCCGATAAAGATCCaataatcaaacaaaagcaTCTTAGTTCCTGTTCACAATATAGATACAAAACCATtattgggaaaagaaaaagctttcAGGCTGCTTACCATAAGACGCAACTGTCTTGCAGCACAGGCAGAGGCAGCTTTTAGCTCTGGATCCATTGCTTCATGAGCTTGTATCAATCGAGTATACATGGTCGGAACCTACACAAATACAAGCCACTTAACTTGCAGTCTAACTAAATTAAGATAATTATTTCGCATCAAAAATCAGTACAATGAGAGATGCAGTAGATGCATAGCATGTTTAACCTTCAATTCACGTATTGAAGATTATAAAACCAATAAATCAACTAACAAGCAGGAGATACCTGCTTTTTAGAACATGGCGCTTTCCCAAGAATTTGTATTCTAGCGCAATTATAATATGTTATGACTTGCAATAGATTTTCATATTAGCAAAAACATCCTTCACATACAGAGTAGACTTACTCCTGTAAATACAGTTATGCCATCAGCTGCCTTAGTTCCATTTATTGGATATGATTCACGCCATCTCTGCCAAATACCCCTCACGCTAAATTTTGGCATAAACTCAACCTTCAACAACATAAAcagaagaaattaaattacaataaGTAGCTGAGCAAGACTCATGCAGCCAAACAAAGCCGTTCCAGGGAAAAGCAACGGTGAAAGCCTTCAGTTGTCAAGGCAACcaaggaaaacagaaaaaggagaGTATATTACCGTGGAACCTGCATAGAGGGGGGCAAGTACAGCATTGAAAAGCCCATGAACATGTATGTTATAGGTTAAGGATAACATGTTTCAATCAATCATCAAAGCCATAAACCAACAAGGATAAATTTCAGTGCGACTTGGAATTTCCAATCAAGTTTCTAACAGAAAAGGAAGACACAGAAGACATCAACTAAACGTAAGCTGAGACTGCATATGGAAACAGTACAATTTGCAAGCAAGTACATAAAAGTAGAAGGATATGATGTAGTGGTAGACAATTCAAGAACTGATCAGCATATGTATACTCCCAAGCTTCTGCTAAGGTTTGGACCTGAAATTGAGGCAACATCAGGGCAAGAGTCAACCATAGTTAACTTGGAATAGAGACACTAGAGTCAAGGAAAATAGTGCATGACCTACAAGAATACCTCCATTACATGACTTATAATGTTATAACGCATAAAAGTGAAACAATAAATGAACACCAagagatgtttttttttctttgcaacACAAGTCCGTGGACAAGTAGCCCACATGAAATGAGATGCATTGCAAAGCTAACATCAAAGAAGACTTCTTAGAAGAAATAGCCAAACTTGACAAACAAACCCCTAAACTATAGATGCCTACTAATCAAGAGAAAATGTTTCTAAAACAGTGATCctgtatataaaaattatattacatCATCTGTTGTCCATTATAATGAAGACCCTTATTGTGACATGTGTATCCTACACCTCACTTGAAACTATTTTAGTGGTTAAACGAAATATAGCTAAATCTTTGCTTGCAAGGATAGATGGGGCGCATACCTGTGCACTGATGCTTTTGTGCGTGTGCACAACTCCTTTAGGTTTTCCTGTTGTACCACTAGTGTATATAATTAATGCAGGATCGTCACCTTCAtaacaaaaaatgacagcacaataatcaaaatttattattaactCCTACAGCATAACCAATCAAGGATATAAATCTGCACATTCTTAAAGGCACACAATCTCTCTTACTTGATTGCTTTTTATTCCGGTGAAAAATTCTATCTGCGTCTATTTCTCCAGCTTGTAAATTACCATCTGCGCTTTTTTCTGAAGAACTGCTAGGAACGGGTGGAATAAGAGAAACTTGAGCAGCACATTTAGCAGCAACATTTTCCATAAGTTGCTGGTGATCTTCAGTACTCAGAATCATGGAGACATCCTGTAAACCAGATAATCATTTAAGGCCTACAGAATTTatgccaaaaataaaatagaaaaatacataatGAAGATAAGGTATGGCAACATGTATTAAAACTAGTAACTCAATAAATAGCATCGAGAAAAACACAAGTCactaagaaagaaaagtaaaacaaaGGGGATATTGGGGACTCACTGAATCATTCATCACATGCAAGAGCTCAGCTTCAGGATAGCTGAGAGCAAGTGGAACCGCAACACCTCCACTAAGCCAGGTCCCAAGTATACCAGCAACAAATTCGGCTGAGGGCTTAGCCACAATTCCTATTCTAGCCCCTCCAAGATGCCCTTGTCCTCTTCCACAATCAATTGCTGCTGAAGAAGATTCATGCTTACATGCTTCGGAAGTCTGTACGCCAAAGACACTAAAGAATAAGCAAAAATATTGTGGGAAAGAAACtataaatgttgaaaaaaaaattgaaaaaaaactaaaactcaCCGCGTTCAAGTGACGACTAGATAACAAGCTAGATATACTTGATGCAGAAGAGATTAGTTGATTGTAACTGTAACTCTTCTGATCATATCTAATAGCAACATCGTCACGAGTTGCAGACCCTTGATTAGTTACCTTTACCGCCTCCATAAATGAACCAGATTGCAATGCTGTAAGggattagaaaacaaaaaagagcaGATAATCAAATATACATCTAGCTTCTAGCTGCGCATAGCACAATTATTCATTCAGCCGTTGCAACAAAACTATCAACAAACAAGCATTGCAAATGCAACTTTCTTAGATAGAAACACAAAATGAGGTCTAATTGTGAAATTTTAATCCACAGTCCCCATAAcctaaaaattgaatttccaACCATATTTACTATAGTTGAGTTAAGGACATTTGAAGGGGCACATTGTGTTTAACAGAACATCCAAGGGacaagtaaaaattaaaagtgatCAGTACAGCTGATAGAAGATATCAATAACCAGACGTGATTAAACCATGCATCTGCCATATAAGATGCACACGATAGATACACCACCAAATGTCATATAGAAAGGAATGCAGGCCTTTGATCAACTAGAAACATTCAACTCCCATTTtcttatcttatttttctccGATCACAGGGCCTTGCCTGGGTTTAAACACCTAAACTGTAAAGGGCCTTTATTAATTGGGTCAAAATATAGGAGTTCAATACTGAAATTCTGTTATCATGATTTCATATATGAAGTGAGGTTACAAATCATTCTAAGTGTTCCcgggaaaagaaaaggaatttgTCCAGTTTTGGGGTCCCAACTCAAAGAACATTAATACACAATAACAAAAatcaataaagaaacaaaaaccgCATCAATGCTATGTTTGGCTAACGAGTGAAAACACAGGAACATGAAAACCCTTCACAATGCACAACCCAGGAaaccgaaaaagaaaaaaccaaatccTATTCAGTCCAGTCCTCAATTTTTCCAAAACCCAAGACAATCTTAAAACTTCCTCTCTCTaactttctcagcaaccaaaaagCAAACATCTTGTGGGCTAAACAACATAAAAGTAGGAACTTACAAGAGAAAAGACGAGATTCTGATAAGCAGAGAAAATGGTTGGTCCTTCTGAAGTAGCAGGAGGCCTTGAGACGCAAAGCAGGGGAATAAAAGCAGAGGGACTTCAGCTGTTGGTTGAGAGATTTAAATGGGGAGGTGGATCTCATTTTAGGTGTGGCCTATTAAATGGTCACAATTTTTGGTCAGTCAGTGATGACGCAGTTGAtgtggttgttgttgttggtggtgTGCTTAAGATTAGTTTGGTTTTGGTCTTGGCTGCATTCAATCAAAAGGTTCATGGTTTGGTTATGTCTGGTCGCTGGTGCTTTGAGCCTTGACAATTTGAACTTGAGTTCTGCTGCGAAACGGCAAGTTAAAAAGACACAATTTTACGAGGGAGAGATTAGAGGAGAAATGATTTTCACATTTTGGGTTCTAATTTGTGAGCTGGGGGTGTATACAATTAGAATTCTATAGCGTTTAAAAAGATGATAAGAACTCGTGTTTTTAACAAGTGTTTCTGTACTACAAATTTTGAGTGAACTGTtcgaacctttttttttcttttttctttttttttaccataaactgttattttttatttttcaggaaTTACAGTCTCAATGTCAATGACATCATGGATATAATTGTTGTTCTTTCTTAACTACAATTAGGTGCCTCACAATTACAAAGTTTCCTTTTTGATAATCTACAaagattacaaaattaatgttcaTGTGTATAAGATAatgttattttgattttttttaaaatacaaaatggaTGAATAATTCCGCATCTAAGTGACCAAGAAGTGCATTAAAGTCATCGATTGAATGATAAAGGCTAAGTTAAACACATACGATTGAAGGGTGTTGGAACAATTTTTTACAAGTGAATCATATTTGCAATTTTTCCAATGACCCAAAagacaaataaagaaaaaaggaattaCTCAAAGCGTAGGGTTTATGCTAATCTAAGGCTAAATTGTTAATACTTTTAGACACAAATGGTAATAGAAGAAACAAAGGCGCATGTccaccataaataaaaaaaagaaagaagggcaGATGATGATTAGAGGAAACTTTTTGGACCTACCAAGTTTCCCTACTATGATCGAGATTCTTTGGACCTTCAATTTTTCCAAAATCTCACTTAGCCGTAAGGGCCACAAGGCCCAACCCAAGAGGCAGCTTCGAGAAACTAGAGCCCACCGTGGGGTTCCAAAAAATTTCTCCATagtttttgattttgttccCAGATATTTTGTCAAACTATTTGAATGGCAGGGCATGTCGACTCACCATATTGTTGTCCTCCAGTTGtagagtgttttttttttttttaaatttattttctccaCCAAAAACGTGCtgataaattaaaagaaaaagaagagggctAATTTCAGTTACTGCAAGTGATACAAAACTTTGAACTATTCCAAAGCACTAAAGAAGAGGGCTTTTTCACCCTTGAATATCATGTAGGGCAGATTCAGGGCAACtctagtaatttttttataaaaattcataaatgtcaGTTTCCGCAAAAACTCAGTTAAAACAATCAAAGGGCCTTGCCCGCAAGAAAGTTCCCTAAACCCTTTTTTAGCTTTTAGGGTTATGTAATCTATATTTCTCAAGTATATAATATGTCATATTCTTGCTTGCTTCAAAAGGTTTGCCATATCGTGCCTTCTAGTATTACAATAAATTCAACAACAAATATTAAAGCAAAACATTAAACAATATCATGTGTAAGTAGTAAACAAAAATCCAAATCGGCCTCAAAAAGAGAAATCCAAATCCATCCTAAATAGTTCATGACAAATTAATATAGACGTTCAAATCCGCCTCAAATAGTTCTAATAAcaattttacccaaaaaaataataataataagtagTAGAGTTGCCCGAGTATGCCCTACATGATACTCAAGGGTGAAAAAGCCTAACCCCACTTGTGTCAAAGAGAACGCTGCAAAGGGTCTGTGCCATTATGCATCCCTACAAAGGGTCTATTGTTGGGAGGGAGATTTGCTACTTTGAAGGTGCTCGATCGAGTGAAGaagaacacaaaaataatCATATCAAATATAGTAGTtcaaataagattttattGCTATTAAAGGAATGACTTTTGTTAACCGATAcattaaaagaaggaaaaatactAATCCACAAACATAAATATGAAGAACTCAATGGGGGTTTAGTTCAAACAAGATTTCAAATTTAGGGCTTTAATAAACAGTATTATGGAGTTACACAGTTCAGAAAGAATACGATAAAAATATGTCGTAGGAAGGCGTGTCTTGAGGCCCACCCAAATTAAAATTCACAGCACCGTTGGCATACAgtgcataatatatataacacATCCTTTCTATACACAGTATTTTGAAAATGGGTGAGTTGGTCGAATGTTGTTTTGGAATGGGTGGGTTAAGTTTTTTCGTGAGCAGCAATGGTTGTGTTAATTATTATACTTGTGGTCTGAAATTACCGTGTTTATAAAATTCTCTTTGAAAAGctcttttgttcaattttggtAAAATAAGGGTACACAACAAAGAATGATACCTAATGATACTAACATGTCGTGTTTATTGTATTTGATTTGAGATTTTTCCCAAGAAAATTAGTAGTGATTTCAAATTAGATTTGTATGGTGTACAGATCCTTAGATGATCTACTTTGTTATGTCTTTcatgtttcaaaaaaaaaaaaaaacgtgtgGTGTTTACTTGACTTTTCTCAATGTTCATTTTACTTCCAATAATACCATTGGTTATCTTTTctttagaaaatttaaaataaataaaaacttttccccatattttgtgaattaatGACATAACCTACATCATTTATACAATAAGTAATTGATAGTGATACGTggttatacatttatataataagtaattgtaattgactcaTAAATCAACCTAATTACATCAGTCTATTACAAGGAGACAAAACCTAATCAAATATAGAttcaataatttatatatggGAAAGTGAATATATGCCCGAGATATGTCCTTTTGCTTTACTTGAAGGAAAAGataaatattatctttttttatttctcgCACGTATATATAGCTTATAAATGAATTCATTTTGTGCTCCCTAAACCCTCACAGATACTTTTGCTACTCAGAGCACTTGTTTATatcttctcaattttctttGTCTACCCAAAAAGAATCGATCTAACTTTACATTTTTCCTAATCTTAATTAATGGCAAGGAAAGATATTTCAACTCTAGTGTTGGGACTGATGGGAGCCACCTTCTTTAAGTTTATATGTAACTATATCTCTACATATAGAGAAACAGTTTCGGTACTTAGATCTCTTGATGAAAAGATGGAAGAGATTCGGAATATATGGAGGTCAGTACGTAGTTTTATCTTtaatttgctttttttttttttaaaaaaaaaaaaccttgatCTTGGCTTTGATGCTTTGAGTCTGCCAAGGAAAACCTCAAAGATTAATATTCCAATTTGAATTCACAAGCAATtgcattaattataaattttgctTCAACATTATtattgtaataacccaaacctaaaattcataattaaggaatattttattttgtgaaaagacaattttgcctcgcaatattttattaagaaaaagatgactttttgatcgagaaggaatttgacaattccacttacaccgttgcgtagagcacggtgaaatgagttcatagacacgtagtgggcccaaatcggagttgtaacgagagagttATGGTCAAAAGAGTCTCAGTGGCACAactgtaaatatttcgaagttgGATTTATAAAACCAGCTcagccttctctctcctctcgcgcgatctctctctcctctctcccgtTCCAGCGCCCCGTCGCCTTCCAGGGATCGCCGGCGCCGACACAGGGCACCACCGGCCACGGGACCGGTGGCGTTCGAACCGCCATCGTGTCCTCTCCCTTCGCCGACCGGTCCTCCGCCCGCCGACGACTTGTGCTGGCCGaaaaatgcgaaacaacgacGGGAACTCACCGAAACTtcaacgccgtcgatctccctcctccggccaccatttccgtcgacccaggtatggatcttgaacctctcgagctgttctagctgcctattgggtaggattagatcgattcgtAGTGTAGCTATCGGATTTTTGAGCTTGAAGTTTCAGCCgattttcggccacttccggccactttttggggtaggtcaaagaacaaaagtggcttcaaatatggtgttttacctagataggagtttggagccgtggtttgaAGTTTTTCCGGCGAGGCGAAATCGCTTTAgacacccatcgctgccggcgcgtgctgCGGCACGTGGGTGAGAGTAGTGTAGTGGCACTGTGTCTTGTTGCAATCCTtatgttgtcacgagcgcgtaggatttcgcggatctcaatttggataccgttagagccccgaacggattttccatattatgCAACTTACGGGTTCAGTATTGTTGAGCCTTTGGATCGTGCTCAATTTcggatatgttgttctagatAATTTCAtaatcgtgtaggattcgacagattgtgaatcggagtcccggatactccgaaattgcgaaccctggggctagggtttggaaaTTGTATGATTTCACGATTGGGGTCAATCCGATCGTCAGTTtcaaaccaaacttgcaggacataGTTCCTTAAATGTGAGGAACTTAAAGGAACTTTCAGATTGgtaattggaggtcgtggaccccacggAGTTCCGTATCGACCAATGTGGAAGTTTATCGCTTAGTAAAGTCTCGAGTCTTTTCAGACGattttaaatatatgaaatGCCTAAGTGGGCAGGAAAATGACTTTAAAGTTAGTGCATGCACTTTTAGAAGTCGGGGGTCAGGGTTTTACTTAACAACTTATACCgagcagttttattaattaaatattcgtGATGGATTACCAGGCACTCGGGACCAGGCAGGCCCGCAGGAGAGACTTTCAGGAGGTCTAGCCAGCTTGGACCaagagtgagtggacttttctttttataaatgatttatataaatgaattgcattatttgatcttgaataagtatTATTCATTGTGATTTTCTAGCATGTCCGTGAAATTAAATATCCTATTTATACATTGCTTAGCTGAGTATACCAAAGTGATATAGAAAGCAGA
It encodes:
- the LOC18782111 gene encoding malonate--CoA ligase translates to MRSTSPFKSLNQQLKSLCFYSPALRLKASCYFRRTNHFLCLSESRLFSSLQSGSFMEAVKVTNQGSATRDDVAIRYDQKSYSYNQLISSASSISSLLSSRHLNATSEACKHESSSAAIDCGRGQGHLGGARIGIVAKPSAEFVAGILGTWLSGGVAVPLALSYPEAELLHVMNDSDVSMILSTEDHQQLMENVAAKCAAQVSLIPPVPSSSSEKSADGNLQAGEIDADRIFHRNKKQSSDDPALIIYTSGTTGKPKGVVHTHKSISAQVQTLAEAWEYTYADQFLNCLPLHHVHGLFNAVLAPLYAGSTVEFMPKFSVRGIWQRWRESYPINGTKAADGITVFTGVPTMYTRLIQAHEAMDPELKAASACAARQLRLMMCGSSALPQPVMHKWESITGHRLLERYGMTEFVMAISNPLRGERKAGTVGKPFPGVEVRIVAEDDSGSDSIGVGELCIRSPSVFKEYWKLPEVTKESFTSDGFFRTGDAGTVDEDGYYIILGRTSADIMKVGGYKLSALEIESVLLQHPAVEECCVLGLPDENYGEIVCAIIVPEVEAKRKQKEELRPAISLEDLSAWAKDKLAPYKIPTRLLLWDSIPRNAMGKVNKKELKKTLASDS